In a single window of the Zea mays cultivar B73 chromosome 5, Zm-B73-REFERENCE-NAM-5.0, whole genome shotgun sequence genome:
- the LOC100280127 gene encoding probable pinoresinol-lariciresinol reductase 3-like isoform X2 gives MSREAARTRSRVLVVGATGRLGGSIARASLAAGHPTFALVRPHHFARPDSPVLGPLVAAGATLLQGSLEDYSSLLEAVCQVDVVICAVSTKQVLEQKPLIRAIKEAGCVKRFIPAEFGADPTKVQICGMDYGFYEKKIEIRHSIESEGIPHTYICCNFFMRYLLPSLVQPGLDAPPRDEIKIFGEGNTKGVFVKENDVAKFTICTIEDPRTLNKTLYLRPPGNVFSMNELADLWESKLKKSLKRLYVTEEQLLKEIHGKLKLLKMLHFP, from the exons ATGTCAAGggaggcggcgaggacgaggagccGGGTCCTGGTGGTTGGCGCCACCGGCCGCCTCGGTGGAAGCATCGCTCGGGCCAGCCTCGCCGCGGGTCACCCCACCTTCGCGCTCGTTCGGCCCCACCACTTCGCACGCCCCGATTCCCCCGTGCTTGGGCCGCTCGTAGCCGCCGGCGCCACTCTGCTCCAG GGGTCACTGGAAGATTACTCGAGCCTGCTCGAGGCGGTGTGTCAGGTGGACGTTGTCATCTGCGCGGTGTCCACGAAGCAGGTGCTCGAGCAGAAGCCTCTGATTCGGGCTATAAAGGAAGCTGGATGCGTGAAG AGATTTATTCCGGCAGAATTTGGAGCAGATCCAACAAAGGTTCAAATTTGTGGCATGGATTATGGCTTCTATGAGAAGAAAATTGAAATCCGTCATTCAATAGAGAGTGAAGGCATTCCTCATACTTACATATGCTGCAACTTCTTTATGCGCTATTTGCTTCCTTCACTGGTGCAACCTGGGCTAGATGCTCCTCCTAGAGATGAAATCAAAATATTTGGTGAAGGAAATACTAAAG GTGTTTTTGTTAAAGAGAATGATGTTGCTAAATTTACAATATGCACCATAGAGGATCCCAGAACATTGAACAAGACGTTGTATCTGAGACCTCCAGGAAATGTCTTCTCAATGAATGAATTGGCTGACCTCTGGGAGTCAAAACTCAAGAAATCCCTGAAAAGGTTATATGTAACAGAAGAGCAACTTCTTAAAGAAATCCATGGTAAATTGAAACTGCTAAAG
- the LOC100280127 gene encoding Probable pinoresinol-lariciresinol reductase 3-like, with product MSREAARTRSRVLVVGATGRLGGSIARASLAAGHPTFALVRPHHFARPDSPVLGPLVAAGATLLQGSLEDYSSLLEAVCQVDVVICAVSTKQVLEQKPLIRAIKEAGCVKRFIPAEFGADPTKVQICGMDYGFYEKKIEIRHSIESEGIPHTYICCNFFMRYLLPSLVQPGLDAPPRDEIKIFGEGNTKGVFVKENDVAKFTICTIEDPRTLNKTLYLRPPGNVFSMNELADLWESKLKKSLKRLYVTEEQLLKEIHGKLKLLKVKW from the exons ATGTCAAGggaggcggcgaggacgaggagccGGGTCCTGGTGGTTGGCGCCACCGGCCGCCTCGGTGGAAGCATCGCTCGGGCCAGCCTCGCCGCGGGTCACCCCACCTTCGCGCTCGTTCGGCCCCACCACTTCGCACGCCCCGATTCCCCCGTGCTTGGGCCGCTCGTAGCCGCCGGCGCCACTCTGCTCCAG GGGTCACTGGAAGATTACTCGAGCCTGCTCGAGGCGGTGTGTCAGGTGGACGTTGTCATCTGCGCGGTGTCCACGAAGCAGGTGCTCGAGCAGAAGCCTCTGATTCGGGCTATAAAGGAAGCTGGATGCGTGAAG AGATTTATTCCGGCAGAATTTGGAGCAGATCCAACAAAGGTTCAAATTTGTGGCATGGATTATGGCTTCTATGAGAAGAAAATTGAAATCCGTCATTCAATAGAGAGTGAAGGCATTCCTCATACTTACATATGCTGCAACTTCTTTATGCGCTATTTGCTTCCTTCACTGGTGCAACCTGGGCTAGATGCTCCTCCTAGAGATGAAATCAAAATATTTGGTGAAGGAAATACTAAAG GTGTTTTTGTTAAAGAGAATGATGTTGCTAAATTTACAATATGCACCATAGAGGATCCCAGAACATTGAACAAGACGTTGTATCTGAGACCTCCAGGAAATGTCTTCTCAATGAATGAATTGGCTGACCTCTGGGAGTCAAAACTCAAGAAATCCCTGAAAAGGTTATATGTAACAGAAGAGCAACTTCTTAAAGAAATCCATGGTAAATTGAAACTGCTAAAGGTTAAGTGGTAG